CCGATGTCATGTGGCCGCAATTTGAGGTGATTGCGGACGAGGCATATCCTGTTGTCCGGATGAGTTTCGCCTCACCGCATTACGGGGCCAGATACACGCCCCAAGCCTCAGCCGATGGAAACCGTTGGTTCACCCTGATCCACGGGGAAGAAGGTGTGGAATTCAATAATGTCGAATGGAGCACAAGCGATATCGGGACCGTTGATATCCCCGCCCACGCATACCAGTTCTACCGCTTGCTCCTGATCGAGCGATGACCTGCTTGATCTTGGAAGGGAAAAGGGGCCCTTCAGCCGGGAATCCTTTATCGGTATGAACTTTAAATAAATACAGGGTTTTTGCTTTACTTCGATAAACTTTATATGGATAAAGGATTCGATGCCCAGTGCAAAGAAGAAGCCATCTACGGGAGGAGCCGTGAAAAACCCTTTCCGCTATGAATTCATTGAAGAGGATCCCGAGCTGATCAACCGGGTAAAGGAGCGCGAACGAATCCGTGAAGCACTCCTTGAGCGGGGCTCGCGCCTGTTGGTGCAGGGCCGGCGCCGGATGGGGAAGACAACGGTCTGCAAGGCCGTGGTCAACGAATTGAGGCGCGAGAAGCATGCCGTGATGCTGGTGGATTTCTCAACAGCCACCCAGCTCGCCGACCTGTCGAATGCCTTGCTGCGGGGAATCACAGCCTCACTTGGCAAGAGCTGGCAGGACTATGCGACGGACCTGATGAAGTCCCTCAGCCTGCAACTTGAGACAGAGGCGGATCCACAGACCGGGGCCATTAAATTGCGACTGAAGCCATCCGCCCGGAAGGCGCCACTGGATGAACAACGGGGAACTTTCATCGGCATCCTGAACCGCGCCAATGCATTGGCCAAAAAGAAAAAGATCCATCTGGGAATTGTCATTGATGAATTTCAGGAGCTTGGACGCTTTGAGGAAGAGGCGACTTTGTGGAACCTTCGCGGGGAGATCCAGCACCACGCGAACTTGAGCTATGTCTTCACGGGCTCACGGGCCCACCTGATCAAAATGCTGATGTCGAGCGACCGGGCCTTCTACAAGATGTTCCGCGTTCTTAACTTTGAATCGATCGAGATTGGGGAAATGCGGACCTGGCTGGCAAAGCGCTTTCGGGATCACAAGATCAAGGCTGAACCTTTGTTGGATGATCTTCTAGCCCTGTCCGA
This region of Oceanipulchritudo coccoides genomic DNA includes:
- a CDS encoding AAA family ATPase, translating into MKNPFRYEFIEEDPELINRVKERERIREALLERGSRLLVQGRRRMGKTTVCKAVVNELRREKHAVMLVDFSTATQLADLSNALLRGITASLGKSWQDYATDLMKSLSLQLETEADPQTGAIKLRLKPSARKAPLDEQRGTFIGILNRANALAKKKKIHLGIVIDEFQELGRFEEEATLWNLRGEIQHHANLSYVFTGSRAHLIKMLMSSDRAFYKMFRVLNFESIEIGEMRTWLAKRFRDHKIKAEPLLDDLLALSETCTVDRLRLAAMCFPMALRAGELTEEIIQTAHAGIIEEDKAFFHSDWQQLTAHQQNVLRALAEGETKLTSESVRDRYSLPTSGSVTNTLKSLFERGILYELEMAPGYAFDNPYFRHWVHLRNRDDLGLG